In Limnobaculum parvum, one DNA window encodes the following:
- the fixA gene encoding putative electron transfer flavoprotein FixA yields MKIIACYKLIPEEQDITVNGDGTLNLSKTDAKISQFDLNAIEAACALKQQNNDIHIVAMSTGGEALANPKGRKDVLSRGPDELIVISEPGLENALPHQTAAILAAAAQKSGFDLILCGDGSADLYAQQVGLLLGETLGVTAINGVSRIIQLSDTQIQVERTLEDEVETLTLNLPAVVAVSTDINAPQIPSMKAILGAAKKPVQAWQPADLGLGNVASYTTLLSILAPQQKARTRVIIEGDGEEQIAAFAEHLRKVIG; encoded by the coding sequence ATGAAAATAATTGCATGCTATAAGCTCATTCCCGAGGAGCAGGATATTACCGTCAACGGTGATGGCACGCTGAACCTCAGTAAAACAGATGCAAAAATCAGCCAATTCGACCTTAATGCCATTGAAGCTGCCTGTGCCTTAAAACAGCAAAATAACGACATTCATATTGTCGCCATGAGCACCGGTGGTGAAGCGCTGGCAAATCCCAAAGGGCGTAAAGACGTACTCTCTCGCGGCCCAGACGAACTGATTGTTATCTCTGAGCCGGGTCTGGAAAATGCACTCCCCCACCAAACCGCAGCTATACTGGCCGCGGCCGCGCAAAAATCGGGTTTCGATCTGATACTGTGTGGTGATGGTTCTGCTGACCTTTATGCCCAGCAGGTTGGCCTGCTGCTGGGTGAAACCCTTGGCGTTACCGCCATTAACGGCGTCAGCCGTATTATCCAGCTTTCCGACACACAAATTCAGGTGGAACGGACTCTGGAAGATGAAGTGGAAACTTTAACCCTCAATCTGCCTGCGGTGGTCGCCGTTTCTACCGATATTAACGCCCCACAAATCCCGTCAATGAAGGCTATTCTCGGCGCAGCTAAAAAACCTGTGCAGGCCTGGCAACCAGCAGATTTAGGTTTAGGTAATGTCGCCTCTTACACCACATTGCTCAGCATATTGGCCCCTCAACAGAAAGCGCGAACCCGCGTGATCATTGAAGGCGATGGCGAAGAACAAATCGCCGCATTTGCAGAACACCTGCGTAAAGTAATCGGTTAA